Proteins from a genomic interval of bacterium YEK0313:
- the ce gene encoding Cellobiose 2-epimerase: MPEERAVPVDIKAWIGATFVPAWAAAVVDPQTPGFVEWMRPDFTPVPGEKRTTLVTARLIHVFSHAHCLDPAGPGLAAARHGLDFLLNVCRGPDGRFRHAVTVSGAVLDARSDLYDLAFVLFGLGWYARASGDRSVLAVADAVAGFIDAELADAAGGFAEDTLGTLPRRQNPHMHLLEAFLLLAEVAPGGGWGRRAEAMVALFRSHLFDAETGSLGEFFDIRWQPAPGAAGTLREPGHHFEWCWLLHQHARLTGDATVLDLADRLFDFGCAHGLEPHHPRGAALDEVDRAGRVVRPTKLLWPQTELLKAVVARREFGRGKPTDPAAADVLGIIFGHYVDAATGRWLNQLDAAGEPVTADVPVRVLYHLMFALAEYARAGAGA, translated from the coding sequence ATGCCTGAAGAAAGAGCGGTGCCCGTCGATATCAAGGCCTGGATCGGCGCGACGTTCGTTCCGGCCTGGGCGGCGGCGGTGGTCGATCCGCAGACGCCCGGCTTCGTCGAATGGATGCGGCCGGATTTCACGCCGGTGCCGGGCGAGAAGCGCACCACCCTCGTCACCGCCCGGCTGATCCACGTGTTCAGCCATGCCCATTGCCTCGATCCGGCGGGGCCCGGCCTTGCCGCCGCGCGCCATGGCCTCGATTTCCTGCTGAACGTCTGTCGCGGCCCGGACGGCCGGTTCCGTCATGCGGTGACGGTCTCCGGCGCGGTGCTGGACGCACGTTCCGATCTCTATGACCTCGCCTTCGTCCTGTTCGGCCTCGGCTGGTATGCCCGGGCGTCCGGCGACCGGAGCGTGCTCGCCGTCGCCGATGCCGTCGCCGGCTTCATCGACGCCGAACTCGCCGATGCCGCAGGCGGTTTCGCCGAGGATACGCTCGGCACCCTGCCGCGCCGCCAGAACCCGCACATGCACCTGCTCGAGGCTTTCCTGCTGCTCGCCGAGGTGGCACCGGGCGGTGGCTGGGGGCGGCGCGCCGAAGCCATGGTCGCGCTGTTCCGCAGCCACCTGTTCGATGCGGAGACCGGATCGCTCGGCGAATTCTTCGATATCCGCTGGCAGCCGGCGCCGGGCGCCGCCGGAACGCTGCGCGAGCCGGGCCATCATTTCGAATGGTGCTGGCTGCTGCACCAGCATGCGCGGCTGACCGGCGACGCGACCGTGCTGGATCTTGCCGACCGACTGTTCGATTTCGGCTGCGCCCATGGCCTCGAGCCCCACCATCCGCGCGGCGCGGCCCTCGACGAGGTCGACCGCGCGGGCCGCGTGGTGAGGCCGACCAAGCTGCTCTGGCCGCAGACCGAGCTGCTGAAGGCGGTGGTCGCCCGCCGCGAATTCGGCCGCGGCAAGCCCACCGATCCCGCGGCCGCCGACGTGCTCGGCATCATCTTCGGCCACTATGTCGATGCCGCGACCGGCCGCTGGCTGAACCAGCTCGATGCGGCCGGGGAGCCGGTCACGGCCGACGTGCCGGTCCGGGTGCTCTATCACCTGATGTTCGCGCTCGCCGAATATGCGCGTGCGGGCGCCGGCGCCTGA
- the ugpC_7 gene encoding sn-glycerol-3-phosphate import ATP-binding protein UgpC, with product MLLASSPFKEIRLDRVSRAFGTLNALRDVSLTIAKGEFIALLGPSGCGKSTALNCIAGLLATTGGGIYVDDRRIDQLKPEDRGFGMVFQNYALFPHMTVRQNIGFGLKMRGMARPEIDKRVEEALALVRLEAQGHKLPGQLSGGQQQRVAIARAIVIEPPLVLMDEPLSNLDAKLRLEMRAEIRRIHNQLGATTIYVTHDQDEALSLADRIVVLRDGAIRQVGMPHELYESPGHLDVAEFMGFRNRLAGKITAVDGGRASVDVGGASITGQLREDLGVGASAVIAVRPDDVAAGPGGANAIGARVETIEYRGREFVGMARTAGDLEVIFHGPKRAEIGSAVQLTVDPDRALIFAA from the coding sequence ATGCTGCTCGCCTCGTCGCCTTTCAAGGAAATCCGCCTGGACCGCGTGAGCCGCGCCTTCGGCACCCTCAATGCGCTGCGCGACGTGTCGCTGACGATTGCCAAAGGCGAGTTCATCGCGCTGCTCGGCCCGTCGGGCTGCGGCAAGTCGACCGCGCTGAACTGCATTGCCGGGCTGCTCGCCACCACCGGCGGCGGCATCTATGTCGACGACCGGCGGATCGACCAGCTGAAGCCCGAGGATCGCGGCTTCGGCATGGTGTTCCAGAACTATGCGTTGTTCCCGCACATGACCGTCCGCCAGAATATCGGCTTCGGCCTGAAGATGCGGGGCATGGCCAGGCCCGAGATCGACAAGCGGGTGGAGGAGGCGCTGGCGCTGGTGCGCCTGGAGGCCCAGGGCCACAAGCTGCCCGGCCAGCTTTCCGGCGGCCAGCAGCAGCGCGTCGCGATCGCCCGCGCCATCGTCATCGAGCCGCCGCTGGTGCTGATGGACGAGCCGCTGTCCAACCTCGACGCCAAGCTGCGCCTGGAGATGCGGGCCGAGATCCGGCGCATCCACAACCAGCTCGGCGCCACCACCATCTATGTCACGCACGACCAGGACGAGGCGCTGTCGCTCGCCGACCGCATCGTGGTGCTGCGCGACGGCGCGATCCGCCAGGTCGGCATGCCGCACGAGCTCTACGAAAGCCCGGGCCATCTCGACGTCGCCGAGTTCATGGGCTTCCGCAACCGCCTGGCCGGCAAGATCACCGCGGTGGATGGCGGGCGCGCGAGCGTCGATGTCGGCGGCGCCTCCATCACCGGCCAGCTGCGCGAGGACCTCGGTGTCGGCGCTAGCGCCGTCATCGCGGTCCGGCCCGACGATGTCGCGGCTGGACCGGGCGGCGCCAATGCGATCGGCGCGAGGGTCGAGACCATCGAATATCGTGGCCGCGAATTCGTCGGCATGGCGCGCACTGCCGGCGATCTCGAAGTGATCTTCCACGGGCCGAAGCGCGCCGAGATCGGCAGCGCGGTCCAGCTGACGGTCGATCCCGACCGCGCGCTCATCTTCGCTGCGTGA
- the uxuA gene encoding Mannonate dehydratase codes for MRQGWRWYGPHANVPLDAVRQAGATDVVSSLHEVPIGRAWTLAEVEARRNLIEAAPAGRSALTWSVVESIPIPDAVKRKGAAARAEIEAWIASLEAVAGAGIKIVCYNFMPVVDWTRTDLDHVLPTGATAMRFDQDRFAAFDLHILERDGAERDYSAEDRIRARATYEAMSEADIAALTTNIASALPGSTTEPLTIPAFRERLAAYAGIDAARLRAHLVGFLEAVTPAADARGVKLTLHPDDPPRSLFGLPRIASTEADYAALFDAVPSPANGMCYCTGSLGVRADNDLPAIARRFAGRIHFAHLRATKREGDGRSFHESAHLEGDVDMLAVLRELVAEDRKRPPGETIVFRPDHGHRMLDDLTKEVSPGYPAIGRLRGLAELRGILYALGAL; via the coding sequence ATGCGCCAGGGGTGGAGATGGTATGGCCCTCACGCCAATGTGCCGCTCGACGCCGTCAGGCAGGCCGGCGCGACCGATGTCGTCTCGTCCCTGCACGAGGTGCCGATCGGCCGCGCCTGGACGCTGGCCGAGGTGGAGGCCCGGCGCAACCTGATCGAGGCCGCGCCCGCCGGCCGCTCGGCGCTGACCTGGTCGGTGGTCGAGAGCATTCCGATCCCCGACGCGGTGAAGCGCAAGGGCGCCGCGGCGCGCGCCGAGATCGAGGCCTGGATCGCCAGTCTCGAAGCGGTGGCCGGCGCCGGCATCAAGATCGTCTGCTACAATTTCATGCCGGTCGTCGACTGGACCCGCACCGACCTCGACCACGTCCTGCCGACCGGCGCGACCGCCATGCGCTTCGACCAGGACCGCTTCGCCGCCTTCGACCTGCACATCCTGGAGCGCGACGGCGCCGAGCGCGACTATTCCGCGGAGGACAGAATCCGCGCCCGGGCGACCTACGAGGCGATGAGCGAAGCCGACATCGCCGCGCTCACCACCAATATCGCCAGCGCCCTGCCGGGCTCGACCACCGAGCCGCTGACCATCCCCGCCTTCCGCGAGCGGCTCGCCGCCTATGCCGGCATCGATGCGGCCCGCCTGCGCGCCCATCTGGTCGGCTTCCTGGAGGCGGTGACGCCGGCGGCCGACGCGCGCGGCGTCAAGCTGACCCTGCATCCCGACGATCCGCCGCGCTCGCTGTTCGGCCTGCCGCGCATCGCCTCGACCGAGGCGGACTATGCCGCCCTGTTCGATGCCGTGCCCTCGCCCGCCAACGGCATGTGCTACTGCACCGGCAGCCTCGGCGTGCGCGCCGACAACGACCTGCCGGCCATCGCCCGCCGTTTCGCCGGCCGCATCCACTTCGCCCATCTGCGCGCCACGAAGCGCGAGGGCGACGGCCGCAGCTTCCACGAATCGGCGCATCTCGAAGGCGATGTCGACATGCTCGCCGTGCTGCGGGAGCTGGTCGCGGAGGACCGCAAGCGGCCTCCGGGCGAAACCATCGTGTTCCGCCCCGACCATGGCCACCGCATGCTCGACGACCTCACCAAAGAGGTCAGCCCCGGCTACCCCGCGATCGGCCGCCTGCGCGGCCTCGCCGAACTGCGCGGCATTCTCTATGCCCTGGGCGCGCTCTGA
- the pepT gene encoding Peptidase T, whose amino-acid sequence MTIRDELIERFFRYVAIESQSNAKAETLPSTPGQQRLAALLAAELEGLGLDKVVIDDHATVTALKPGNRPGAPRIGFIAHLDTVDVGLSPVIHPQILPFEGDDLCLNPAADIWLRVAEHPEIRPWSGSDVIVTDGTSVLGADNKAAIAVIMTLLARLGPDTPHGDILVAFVPDEEIGLRGAKALDLARFDCDFAYTIDCCELGEVVIENFNAAGGEIVFTGVAAHPMSAKGVLVNPLLMAFDFVGLFDRTETPERTEGREGYVWFTEMAAHAGEARLKVMIRDFDRARFEARKRQLTAAAETIAARYPTGRVDCRISDTYGNISDSLGSDRRSVALLFKALERLQIAPKQIPMRGGTDGAALSARGLPTPNFFTGAYNFHSRFEFLPVPAFEKSFDVARAICILAAEPNAA is encoded by the coding sequence ATGACCATTCGCGACGAGCTGATCGAGCGGTTCTTCCGCTATGTGGCGATCGAAAGCCAGAGCAACGCCAAGGCCGAGACGCTGCCGAGCACGCCGGGCCAGCAGCGGCTGGCGGCGCTGCTCGCTGCGGAACTCGAGGGCCTCGGCCTCGACAAGGTCGTCATCGACGACCATGCGACCGTCACCGCGCTGAAACCCGGCAACCGGCCGGGTGCGCCGCGCATCGGCTTCATCGCCCATCTCGACACGGTCGATGTCGGCCTGTCGCCGGTCATCCATCCCCAGATCCTGCCCTTTGAGGGCGATGATCTCTGTCTCAACCCGGCGGCCGACATCTGGCTGCGCGTCGCCGAACATCCGGAAATCCGGCCCTGGTCCGGCAGCGACGTCATCGTGACCGACGGCACCAGCGTGCTCGGTGCCGACAACAAGGCCGCCATCGCGGTGATCATGACGCTGCTCGCAAGGCTCGGGCCCGATACGCCGCATGGCGATATCCTGGTCGCCTTCGTGCCCGACGAGGAGATCGGCCTGCGCGGCGCGAAAGCCCTGGACCTTGCCCGGTTCGACTGCGACTTCGCCTACACGATCGACTGCTGCGAGCTGGGCGAGGTGGTGATCGAGAACTTCAACGCGGCCGGCGGCGAGATCGTCTTCACCGGCGTCGCCGCCCATCCGATGTCGGCCAAGGGCGTGCTCGTCAATCCGCTGCTGATGGCCTTCGATTTCGTCGGCCTGTTCGACCGGACGGAGACGCCGGAGCGCACGGAAGGCCGCGAGGGCTATGTCTGGTTCACCGAGATGGCAGCCCATGCCGGCGAGGCACGGCTGAAGGTGATGATCCGCGATTTCGACCGGGCCCGGTTCGAGGCGCGCAAGCGCCAGCTTACGGCCGCCGCCGAGACGATCGCGGCGCGCTATCCGACCGGCCGCGTCGACTGCCGGATCAGCGACACCTACGGCAATATCAGCGACAGCCTCGGCAGCGACCGCCGCTCCGTCGCGCTGCTGTTCAAGGCGCTGGAACGGCTGCAGATCGCGCCGAAACAGATCCCGATGCGCGGCGGAACCGACGGCGCGGCGCTGTCCGCGCGTGGCCTGCCGACGCCGAATTTCTTCACCGGCGCCTACAATTTCCACTCGCGTTTCGAGTTCCTGCCCGTGCCGGCCTTCGAGAAATCCTTCGACGTAGCGCGGGCGATCTGCATCCTGGCGGCGGAGCCGAACGCGGCCTGA
- the nagA gene encoding N-acetylglucosamine-6-phosphate deacetylase, with amino-acid sequence MRSAGLVDLQVNGFAGVDFNSGAIGPGELDHALEAMLATGVTTCLPTIITAHPDELVARFRRLDAAVRASRLGPLMCPGYHLEGPFLSPIAGFSGCHPPEAMTAADPALIARIEAPLSRPILMVTLAPEIDGALALARALSAAGRIVALGHTAAGFEEVAAAVAAGATLSTHLGNGMPQTTHKLVNPIFAQLAEDGLAATFIADGIHIHPGALKVLMRARGMERTILVTDAVAAAAAPPGRYRLGGTEIERSVDGTVRLVGSGLLAGSSLLLDQALRNVVAWGLATPGEAIAMASDRPRAVIAPALAARRIDLPEAEVTWSDTLDVRSLTLGPLRRDYPPPGNEQTKGEKA; translated from the coding sequence ATGCGCTCCGCCGGACTGGTCGATCTTCAGGTCAACGGTTTCGCCGGCGTCGATTTCAATTCCGGCGCCATCGGTCCCGGCGAACTCGATCACGCGCTGGAGGCGATGCTCGCGACCGGCGTGACGACCTGCCTGCCGACCATCATCACCGCCCATCCGGACGAGCTGGTGGCCCGGTTCCGCCGGCTCGACGCCGCCGTGCGCGCCAGCCGGCTCGGCCCCCTCATGTGCCCGGGCTATCATCTGGAAGGTCCGTTTCTCAGCCCGATCGCCGGCTTTTCCGGCTGCCATCCGCCCGAGGCCATGACGGCGGCCGACCCGGCGCTGATCGCCCGGATCGAGGCCCCGCTCTCCCGGCCGATCCTGATGGTCACCCTGGCGCCCGAAATCGACGGCGCGCTGGCGCTCGCACGCGCACTGAGCGCGGCGGGCCGCATCGTCGCGCTCGGCCATACCGCCGCGGGCTTCGAGGAGGTCGCGGCGGCCGTGGCTGCCGGCGCGACGCTCTCGACCCATCTCGGCAATGGCATGCCGCAGACCACCCACAAACTGGTCAACCCGATCTTTGCCCAGCTCGCCGAGGACGGGCTCGCCGCGACCTTCATCGCCGACGGCATCCATATCCATCCGGGAGCGCTCAAGGTCCTGATGCGTGCCAGGGGCATGGAGCGGACGATCCTCGTCACCGATGCCGTCGCCGCGGCCGCGGCGCCGCCCGGCCGCTATCGCCTGGGCGGCACGGAGATCGAGCGCTCTGTTGACGGCACCGTGCGGCTCGTCGGCAGCGGCCTGCTCGCTGGCTCCTCTCTGCTGCTCGACCAGGCCCTGCGCAATGTCGTCGCCTGGGGCCTCGCGACACCGGGCGAGGCCATCGCCATGGCGTCCGACCGGCCGCGCGCCGTCATCGCGCCGGCGCTCGCGGCCCGGCGCATCGACCTGCCCGAGGCCGAAGTGACCTGGTCCGACACGCTTGACGTCCGCAGCCTGACGCTCGGCCCGCTCAGGCGCGACTATCCACCACCCGGCAACGAACAGACAAAAGGGGAAAAGGCATGA
- the ycjO_3 gene encoding Inner membrane ABC transporter permease protein YcjO: MAPSAPADRPGLRQRLALRGFDGTTLLILPAVIFVLAIFVYPFLYGLVLSFTPKEGGVFANYAKFFADPFLYDTIWTTLRLALPVTIISILLAIPIAFRVRLMRHQRLLTTILVLPVTLGTVLVAEGLLNYLGPQGWFSRTLMLIGAIDRPVKLTNNYWGVFASLIITGFPFTFLLTLSYVTGIDPALEQAAATHGARAWQRFRHVMLPLLVPGLAIAFCLSFVQAFAVFPSAVLLGAPAGPTRVISIAAYQAAFEQYDYSMAAAIAMIMAAVQLAIVVAVLALRSLFYRGATAGGKG; this comes from the coding sequence ATGGCACCATCCGCTCCCGCCGACCGGCCGGGCCTGCGCCAGCGCCTGGCGCTGCGCGGCTTCGACGGCACGACGCTCCTGATCCTGCCGGCGGTCATCTTCGTCCTGGCGATCTTCGTCTATCCGTTCCTCTATGGCCTGGTGCTGTCCTTCACGCCGAAGGAGGGCGGCGTCTTCGCCAATTACGCCAAGTTCTTCGCCGACCCGTTCCTTTACGACACGATCTGGACGACCCTCCGGCTCGCCCTGCCGGTGACGATCATCTCGATCCTCCTCGCCATTCCGATCGCCTTCCGCGTCCGCCTGATGCGCCACCAGCGCCTGCTCACCACCATCCTGGTGCTGCCGGTGACGCTCGGCACCGTGCTGGTCGCCGAGGGCCTGCTCAACTATCTCGGGCCGCAGGGCTGGTTCAGCCGGACGCTGATGCTGATCGGCGCCATCGACCGGCCGGTGAAGCTGACCAACAATTACTGGGGCGTGTTCGCCTCGCTGATCATCACCGGCTTTCCCTTCACCTTCCTGCTGACGCTCTCCTACGTGACGGGCATCGATCCGGCGCTGGAGCAGGCCGCCGCGACCCACGGCGCGCGCGCCTGGCAGCGCTTCCGGCACGTCATGCTGCCACTGCTGGTGCCGGGCCTTGCCATCGCCTTCTGCCTGTCCTTCGTCCAGGCCTTCGCCGTGTTCCCCTCGGCCGTGCTGCTCGGCGCGCCGGCGGGCCCGACACGGGTCATCTCGATCGCCGCCTACCAGGCCGCCTTCGAGCAGTACGACTATTCCATGGCCGCGGCGATCGCGATGATCATGGCGGCGGTGCAGCTCGCCATCGTCGTCGCCGTACTCGCCCTGCGCAGCCTGTTCTATCGGGGCGCCACCGCCGGCGGAAAGGGCTGA
- the cysT_1 gene encoding Sulfate transport system permease protein CysT, with the protein MTMIRDTSVGARLWITAIWVIVGFFVVNLIAVIATVVLSSFGTRWLGTWLPAAFTTRWYFAAWAEFQLHDVLIVTFQITFTVVAISGLVGVPAAYALARRDFPGKKAVMLLFLLPLLVPPITFGIPLATVLYQAGVGGTFWGVVLANLVPTIPFVILVMIPFIEQIDPKVEAAARVFGADTFRLFVHVLIPMLLPGVLAALLLVLVRTIAMFELTFLTSGPTSQTLVVALYYSVFASGVRAVQSIDAMAVVYMISTLVWLLIALRFVNPTQIVARAKQQQSH; encoded by the coding sequence ATGACCATGATCCGCGACACCTCCGTCGGCGCCAGGCTGTGGATCACCGCCATCTGGGTGATCGTCGGCTTCTTCGTCGTCAACCTGATCGCCGTGATCGCCACCGTCGTGCTGTCGTCCTTCGGCACGCGCTGGCTCGGCACCTGGCTGCCGGCGGCCTTCACCACCCGTTGGTATTTCGCCGCCTGGGCCGAGTTCCAGCTGCACGACGTGCTGATCGTCACGTTCCAGATCACCTTCACGGTCGTCGCCATTTCCGGGCTCGTCGGCGTGCCCGCGGCCTATGCGCTCGCCCGGCGCGATTTTCCGGGCAAGAAGGCCGTGATGCTGCTGTTCCTTCTGCCGTTGCTGGTGCCGCCGATCACCTTCGGCATTCCGCTCGCCACCGTGCTCTACCAGGCCGGCGTCGGCGGCACGTTCTGGGGCGTCGTGCTCGCCAATCTCGTGCCGACCATTCCCTTCGTCATCCTGGTCATGATCCCGTTCATCGAACAGATCGACCCGAAGGTGGAGGCGGCCGCGCGCGTCTTCGGCGCCGACACGTTCCGCCTGTTCGTGCACGTGCTGATCCCGATGCTGCTGCCCGGCGTGCTCGCCGCCCTGTTGCTCGTCCTGGTGCGCACCATCGCCATGTTCGAGCTGACCTTCCTGACCTCGGGCCCGACCAGCCAGACGCTGGTGGTCGCGCTCTACTATTCGGTCTTCGCCTCGGGCGTGCGCGCGGTCCAGTCGATCGACGCCATGGCGGTGGTCTACATGATCTCCACCCTCGTCTGGCTCCTGATCGCGCTGCGCTTCGTCAATCCGACGCAGATCGTGGCGCGGGCGAAGCAGCAGCAGAGCCATTGA
- the nagB gene encoding Glucosamine-6-phosphate deaminase 1, with product MIEIVHLADAHAIGAAAAERGAAAIRAALAAHGEATIIVATGASQFDTLGHLVRAEGIDWSKVTAFHLDEYVGLAFSHPASFRKYLAERFVAPLGGAVTIIPVEGDAADPQAEAARLGRLIAGRRIDVCFAGIGENCHLAFNDPPADFDTEEPFIVVALDEACRRQQLGEGWFPDLEAVPARAISMSIRQIMKSRLIVLSVPDRRKAEAVRAAVEGPVDPAWPASILQRHDQAVLLVDPPAASLLSSR from the coding sequence ATGATCGAGATCGTCCATCTCGCCGATGCCCACGCGATCGGCGCCGCCGCCGCCGAACGCGGCGCGGCCGCCATCCGCGCCGCGCTGGCCGCCCATGGCGAGGCCACGATCATCGTCGCGACCGGCGCAAGCCAGTTCGACACCCTCGGCCATCTCGTCAGGGCCGAAGGCATCGACTGGTCGAAGGTCACGGCCTTTCACCTCGACGAATATGTCGGCTTGGCCTTCAGCCATCCCGCGAGCTTCCGCAAATATCTCGCCGAGCGTTTCGTCGCTCCGCTCGGCGGCGCCGTCACCATCATCCCGGTCGAGGGCGATGCCGCCGACCCGCAGGCGGAGGCGGCGCGGCTCGGCCGACTGATCGCCGGCCGGCGCATCGACGTCTGCTTCGCCGGGATCGGCGAGAACTGCCACCTCGCCTTCAACGACCCGCCGGCCGATTTCGACACCGAGGAGCCGTTCATCGTCGTTGCCCTCGACGAGGCCTGCCGACGCCAGCAGCTCGGCGAAGGCTGGTTCCCGGACCTCGAGGCGGTGCCGGCGCGAGCCATTTCGATGAGCATCCGGCAGATCATGAAAAGCCGGTTGATCGTCCTCTCCGTGCCTGACCGGCGCAAGGCCGAGGCCGTGCGCGCCGCCGTCGAGGGCCCGGTCGACCCGGCCTGGCCGGCCTCGATCCTGCAGCGCCACGACCAGGCCGTGCTGCTCGTCGATCCGCCGGCGGCCTCGCTCCTCTCCTCCCGCTGA
- the nagC gene encoding N-acetylglucosamine repressor, with protein MSTLATIADLDIAGAHARDCARAFALVARGQAHSRAELGAQLGLRSTTTSHVVADLLARRLLVESFGEKAGRGRPARLLVANMRRVGATVLHIASQSLGGALVDLAGDVIEQRSLQVAPDADAGTMAAAMAALAGELRAAAPRGMDHAGTAVSLSGLADLRRGQWLMSSRWPRMRGLDVAATLDEAGPVSIARNLDAELSARVMQEPALHAGGSLILHWGWGIGLAYAVDGRSFAPADGSFGEIGHWRFAGLSGRRCGCGNTACLETGAGLWALMPRLRRDWPDLAEDEAVLQAQLPDCDLLALPEIDAAARLVARALGNVCRLFFPARVTVTGPLVANARLWAHFDALFRAEGVMDGRAMPVLVADRASQRYEIRGAAEPLLSRAVERVLVAPIA; from the coding sequence ATGTCGACGCTTGCCACCATCGCCGATCTCGACATTGCCGGGGCCCATGCCCGCGATTGTGCGCGCGCCTTCGCGCTGGTCGCTCGCGGCCAGGCCCACTCGCGCGCCGAGCTCGGCGCGCAGCTCGGCCTGCGTTCGACCACCACCTCGCATGTGGTAGCCGATCTCCTGGCCCGGCGGCTGCTGGTGGAGAGCTTCGGCGAGAAGGCCGGGCGCGGCCGGCCGGCACGCCTGCTCGTGGCCAATATGCGGCGCGTCGGCGCCACCGTTCTGCATATTGCGAGCCAGTCGCTCGGCGGCGCCCTGGTGGACCTTGCCGGCGACGTCATCGAGCAGCGCAGCCTGCAGGTGGCGCCGGATGCCGATGCGGGGACCATGGCCGCCGCGATGGCGGCGCTGGCCGGGGAACTGCGTGCCGCCGCTCCGCGCGGCATGGACCATGCCGGCACGGCGGTCTCGCTTTCCGGCCTTGCCGATCTCAGGCGCGGCCAGTGGCTGATGTCGTCGCGCTGGCCGCGCATGCGCGGCCTCGACGTCGCGGCCACGCTCGACGAGGCCGGCCCGGTATCGATCGCGCGCAATCTCGACGCCGAGCTCAGCGCGCGGGTCATGCAGGAGCCGGCGCTCCATGCCGGCGGCTCGCTGATCCTGCACTGGGGCTGGGGCATCGGCCTCGCCTATGCGGTCGACGGCCGGTCCTTCGCGCCGGCCGACGGTTCGTTCGGCGAAATCGGCCATTGGCGTTTCGCCGGGCTTTCCGGGCGGCGCTGCGGCTGCGGCAACACGGCGTGCCTGGAGACCGGCGCCGGGCTGTGGGCGCTGATGCCGCGCCTGCGTCGGGACTGGCCGGATCTTGCCGAGGATGAAGCGGTGCTGCAGGCACAGCTGCCCGACTGCGACCTCCTGGCGCTGCCGGAGATCGATGCCGCGGCGCGGCTCGTCGCCCGCGCGCTCGGCAATGTCTGCCGGCTGTTCTTTCCGGCGCGGGTGACGGTGACCGGGCCGCTGGTGGCCAATGCCCGGCTCTGGGCCCATTTCGACGCGCTGTTCCGCGCCGAGGGTGTGATGGACGGCCGGGCCATGCCGGTGCTGGTCGCCGACCGCGCGAGCCAGCGCTACGAGATCCGCGGCGCGGCGGAGCCGCTGCTCAGCCGCGCCGTGGAACGGGTGCTCGTCGCGCCGATCGCCTGA
- the ydfH_13 gene encoding putative HTH-type transcriptional regulator YdfH has protein sequence MGLFEKSAGRTGGTTADGQPPRSPVGPQRSAAIKRTTTAAAIYRDLHHAIVSMQLTPGTALNEKMLTERFGVSRTPVREALIRLVEDGLVDIFPQSGTFVARIPIGLIPEAVIIRQALEDATVSRAAARATAADVAAIDEILARQTFFSERQDLNAFHEADEAFHEAIATIAGHPGIWSYLKPAKIQIDRCRRMTLPALGRTAFVLGEHGQIRDAIAAHDVAAARAAMHKHLSAVIPDIDALRDTYPDSFA, from the coding sequence GTGGGCCTGTTTGAAAAATCCGCCGGCAGGACCGGCGGAACCACGGCCGACGGCCAGCCGCCGCGCAGCCCGGTCGGGCCGCAGCGCAGCGCCGCGATCAAGCGCACCACCACGGCTGCGGCGATCTATCGCGACCTGCACCATGCCATCGTCTCCATGCAGCTGACGCCGGGCACCGCGCTCAACGAGAAGATGCTGACCGAACGTTTCGGCGTCAGCCGCACGCCGGTGCGCGAGGCGCTGATCCGGCTGGTCGAGGACGGTCTCGTCGACATCTTCCCGCAATCCGGCACCTTCGTCGCCCGCATCCCGATCGGCCTCATTCCAGAGGCCGTCATCATCCGCCAGGCGCTGGAGGATGCGACCGTCTCGCGCGCGGCGGCCCGGGCGACGGCCGCGGACGTCGCGGCGATCGACGAGATCCTGGCGCGGCAGACCTTCTTTTCCGAGCGCCAGGACCTCAATGCCTTCCACGAGGCGGACGAGGCCTTCCACGAGGCGATCGCGACGATTGCCGGCCACCCCGGCATCTGGTCCTATCTGAAACCCGCCAAGATCCAGATCGACCGCTGCCGGCGCATGACCCTGCCGGCCCTCGGCCGCACCGCCTTCGTGCTCGGCGAGCACGGCCAGATCCGCGACGCGATCGCCGCACACGATGTCGCGGCCGCACGGGCGGCCATGCACAAGCATCTGAGCGCGGTCATTCCCGACATCGACGCCCTGCGCGACACCTACCCCGACAGCTTCGCCTGA